One window from the genome of Natrialba magadii ATCC 43099 encodes:
- a CDS encoding peptidase associated/transthyretin-like domain-containing protein, producing MATSRQLTVDLADTEAIIGRPLTIRVRDSSCRPVEGATVRTATGSKTARTNADGYCQLTFHSPGFWQLFVTRDSDERHTYRPTTTLVRAITAGAATQRTRRAIACRV from the coding sequence ATGGCGACCAGCAGACAACTCACCGTCGACCTCGCAGACACCGAAGCCATCATCGGCCGCCCGCTCACCATCCGCGTTCGCGACTCGAGTTGTCGCCCAGTCGAAGGGGCAACAGTCCGAACCGCAACAGGGTCGAAAACCGCGCGCACGAACGCCGACGGCTACTGCCAGCTTACCTTCCACTCACCCGGGTTCTGGCAGCTCTTCGTCACCCGTGACTCGGACGAGCGCCACACCTACCGCCCCACCACGACGCTCGTCCGTGCGATCACGGCCGGCGCGGCGACACAGCGAACGCGGCGTGCGATTGCGTGTCGGGTCTAA
- a CDS encoding DUF309 domain-containing protein produces the protein MDEHTNDPSVGPPANEPTGWVPATSEAGTGPDTDGGHWEHATLRRATCHGVRLFNDGAYHESHDCFELEWYNYGRGSTESQFCHGMVQVAAGVYKRVDFGNDEGLRSLFRTALQYLQGVPRDFYGVDLLEVRTMLTNALENPTRVDDWRIPIDGERPIAGPADYEYVAALEE, from the coding sequence ATGGACGAGCACACGAACGATCCGTCGGTCGGGCCGCCGGCGAACGAGCCAACTGGATGGGTACCGGCTACGAGTGAGGCTGGGACAGGTCCGGATACCGACGGCGGCCACTGGGAACACGCCACGCTCCGCCGCGCAACCTGCCACGGCGTCCGACTCTTCAACGACGGGGCCTACCACGAGAGCCACGACTGCTTCGAACTCGAGTGGTACAACTACGGCCGCGGTTCCACGGAGAGCCAGTTCTGCCACGGCATGGTCCAGGTCGCCGCCGGCGTCTACAAACGGGTCGACTTCGGCAACGACGAGGGGTTGCGCTCGCTCTTTCGTACCGCGCTCCAGTATCTCCAGGGCGTTCCGCGAGACTTCTACGGCGTCGATCTGCTCGAAGTCCGGACCATGCTCACGAACGCACTCGAGAACCCGACCCGAGTCGATGACTGGCGGATTCCGATTGACGGCGAGCGACCGATTGCGGGGCCCGCTGACTACGAGTACGTGGCGGCACTCGAGGAGTGA